The following are from one region of the Symmachiella macrocystis genome:
- the fae gene encoding formaldehyde-activating enzyme: protein MSDRIVMRTGESLVAGGPPFTAAEPEVVIGELDGPVGTAIATLTGGQSAGHSKVFAILDTDIQVRPVTLMVSKVTVKSTAYTNILMGTVQAAIANGVLDAVRAGDIPKEKANDLGIVCSVWLNPGAATEKNLDHKALFEIHRKATAQAIHKAMHNEPSIDWLLEHQDEVTHKYYQRGLDGTL from the coding sequence ATGAGTGATCGAATTGTGATGCGTACCGGAGAGTCTCTTGTCGCTGGCGGACCACCGTTTACAGCGGCGGAGCCGGAAGTTGTCATTGGCGAATTGGACGGGCCGGTCGGCACGGCGATTGCCACTTTGACGGGCGGCCAATCCGCTGGCCACTCGAAGGTCTTTGCAATCCTGGATACCGATATCCAGGTGCGGCCGGTGACTCTGATGGTCAGCAAGGTGACGGTGAAGAGCACCGCCTACACAAATATTTTAATGGGGACTGTGCAAGCGGCGATCGCAAATGGAGTACTCGACGCAGTCCGAGCGGGAGACATTCCCAAGGAAAAAGCCAACGACCTCGGTATCGTTTGCTCGGTTTGGCTAAACCCCGGGGCCGCCACTGAAAAGAACCTCGACCACAAGGCTCTTTTTGAAATTCATCGCAAGGCAACGGCACAGGCCATTCATAAAGCCATGCACAACGAACCTTCCATCGACTGGCTACTTGAGCACCAAGACGAGGTCACGCACAAGTACTACCAGCGAGGCCTCGATGGGACACTTTAG
- a CDS encoding sialidase family protein — protein MLQIAYALLVVTLPGAPLYEAELVFPGEPKHNHSPGIVETADGDLLVCWFHGVGEKTDDSLVIRGARKKHGADQWSAPFLMADNQNLPDQNCVLFLDPRGKLWLFWISSLDNTSDTYLLKYRTSSDYACDGPPKWDWQDVLHCRPVNLQQYYPESAEQAREEFAEEIKTNKRLRTRLEYGVTASKDKLARRLGWMTRTHPIMLSDTRMMVPLYSDIFNCSLAAFTEDWGKTWEFSEPILPLNVQPSFVRKQNGDIVAMMRDKSPRRRIPRSVSKDGGQTWTPTQGMEIPNPDSSVECIALKSGNWLLVCNDTTGGDRGGRTQMTAYLSDDEGETWKWHRLLEKHDASTAAAYPSVIESRDGSILCAYTHSPRPNETIKVVRFNEDWVRAGDAAE, from the coding sequence ATGCTGCAAATTGCTTATGCTCTGCTGGTCGTCACCCTGCCTGGGGCTCCACTCTATGAAGCGGAACTTGTCTTTCCCGGGGAGCCCAAGCACAATCATTCGCCGGGAATTGTCGAAACGGCCGATGGGGATTTGTTGGTTTGTTGGTTTCATGGTGTGGGGGAGAAAACCGACGACTCGTTGGTGATTCGAGGGGCACGTAAAAAACACGGGGCGGATCAGTGGTCGGCTCCGTTTCTGATGGCGGACAACCAGAACCTTCCCGATCAGAATTGCGTGCTCTTTCTCGATCCGCGCGGCAAGCTGTGGCTGTTTTGGATTTCGTCGCTCGACAACACGTCGGACACTTATCTCTTGAAATATCGCACCTCGAGCGACTATGCCTGTGACGGCCCTCCGAAATGGGATTGGCAAGATGTGCTGCATTGTCGCCCGGTCAATCTGCAACAATACTATCCGGAAAGTGCCGAGCAGGCTCGTGAGGAATTCGCCGAAGAGATCAAAACAAACAAACGGCTGCGGACCCGCCTGGAGTATGGCGTGACGGCCTCCAAAGACAAGTTGGCAAGGCGATTAGGCTGGATGACGCGAACTCATCCCATCATGCTCTCAGACACCCGTATGATGGTGCCGCTGTATTCGGACATTTTCAACTGTTCATTGGCCGCATTTACTGAGGATTGGGGCAAGACCTGGGAATTTAGCGAGCCGATTCTGCCGCTGAACGTTCAGCCGAGTTTTGTCCGCAAGCAAAATGGCGACATTGTGGCCATGATGCGCGACAAAAGCCCCCGTCGCCGCATTCCGCGGTCGGTTTCTAAAGACGGCGGGCAAACCTGGACGCCGACGCAGGGGATGGAAATCCCCAATCCCGACAGCAGTGTGGAGTGCATCGCTCTGAAATCCGGAAACTGGTTGTTGGTCTGCAATGACACGACGGGCGGAGACCGCGGCGGTCGCACACAAATGACGGCCTACCTGTCCGACGACGAAGGGGAAACGTGGAAGTGGCATCGCCTCCTGGAGAAGCACGACGCCTCAACTGCCGCTGCGTATCCGTCCGTGATTGAATCGCGCGACGGCAGCATCCTCTGTGCTTACACCCACTCGCCCAGGCCAAATGAGACGATCAAAGTCGTGCGGTTTAATGAGGATTGGGTCCGCGCCGGTGACGCGGCTGAGTAA
- a CDS encoding cytochrome c3 family protein produces MTKGKYQRTQDNQSELPPPPIRWPLVIGLSLVLGIAVFVGVIVITSETGPPQRPNGAIARRLEFYNTSQAGKAPQKTPHITVWWDDIPALLRKATGQLENASSNIHPGDYVGPEACRECHKENYDSWSHHPHRWMNALADTSTVVGDFSGKSISYLGGKATFFKENGEYRMRLEREETQTYAIHQTIGSRFFQYYIGKQIDGPISTTQRTDQQELDHVLPLGYWIDPGEWVPIVHVGQHEELPDGQRMDPFDARSYQNNFSLYSDACDACHTTSPLGDLLSGNANQLAREVPGNIEWAVANYLAEERPHWLPPQHKSLPDAQAVGVLNSLDAIPASEHAVTLGISCESCHLGCREHAEHPEILPKFFPYSPHLLSGSVDKPTDLGRTHDNVNWACGRCHSGERPQFAGGMSTWNSTEFSDAMRGSCYSELKCIDCHNPHQAIGQKWTSTPAKDDARCIKCHQEYESEEAQAAHSHHQPGSKGSRCMNCHMPRINEGMQDVVRTHTIFSPTNTDMIQNNNPNACNQCHTDKSIDWTIDYLGKWYGSNFVANKRQAHSTSPAHSAALDWLQSKNEAVRLVAADSLFRTKSVWGQDTTIQDALINALDDPYLLNRQFARRGFEELLGVKLLDYGYRFYMMPEERKQPMAKLRQVLRAAFAESTPKKAE; encoded by the coding sequence ATGACCAAAGGGAAATACCAGAGGACGCAGGATAACCAATCCGAATTGCCGCCGCCTCCCATTCGGTGGCCGCTAGTGATTGGTCTGTCTCTCGTGCTCGGAATCGCTGTCTTTGTCGGGGTGATCGTTATCACGTCCGAGACAGGGCCGCCACAACGCCCGAACGGCGCAATAGCGAGAAGGCTGGAATTTTATAACACATCACAAGCTGGCAAAGCACCGCAGAAAACACCACATATTACTGTTTGGTGGGACGACATTCCCGCTCTATTGCGGAAGGCAACGGGCCAGCTGGAGAACGCGTCCAGCAACATTCATCCCGGGGACTACGTCGGTCCGGAAGCCTGTCGTGAGTGTCATAAGGAGAACTACGACAGTTGGTCACATCATCCGCATCGCTGGATGAACGCGTTGGCCGATACGTCCACCGTTGTCGGTGACTTTTCCGGCAAGAGCATTTCGTACCTCGGCGGCAAGGCGACGTTTTTCAAGGAGAACGGCGAATACCGCATGCGGCTCGAGCGAGAAGAAACGCAAACCTATGCGATTCATCAAACGATCGGATCGCGTTTCTTTCAGTACTACATTGGCAAACAGATCGATGGTCCAATATCTACAACTCAACGGACCGATCAGCAAGAACTCGACCACGTTCTGCCATTAGGCTATTGGATCGATCCGGGGGAATGGGTCCCGATTGTTCACGTCGGACAACATGAAGAATTACCGGATGGCCAAAGGATGGACCCTTTCGATGCGCGAAGTTACCAGAACAACTTTTCCCTGTACTCGGATGCCTGTGATGCCTGTCACACCACGAGCCCGTTGGGTGATCTGCTGTCGGGTAACGCCAACCAATTGGCCCGCGAAGTCCCTGGCAACATCGAATGGGCGGTCGCGAACTATTTAGCAGAAGAACGCCCGCACTGGTTGCCGCCCCAGCACAAATCCCTGCCTGACGCACAAGCAGTCGGCGTGCTCAATTCGCTCGATGCCATCCCAGCTTCGGAGCATGCCGTTACGTTGGGAATCAGTTGTGAGTCGTGTCATCTCGGTTGTCGCGAGCATGCTGAGCACCCGGAAATTCTCCCCAAGTTTTTCCCCTACAGTCCCCACTTACTCTCCGGGTCCGTGGACAAACCAACCGACTTGGGGCGTACACACGACAACGTCAACTGGGCCTGCGGCCGCTGCCACTCCGGCGAGCGCCCTCAGTTTGCCGGCGGCATGTCCACTTGGAATTCGACCGAATTCTCCGACGCCATGCGCGGCAGTTGTTACAGTGAGCTAAAGTGCATCGATTGCCATAACCCGCACCAAGCGATTGGTCAGAAATGGACGTCGACACCGGCAAAAGATGACGCGCGCTGCATCAAGTGCCATCAGGAATATGAATCGGAAGAAGCTCAAGCCGCGCACTCGCATCATCAACCGGGCAGCAAGGGGAGTCGGTGCATGAACTGCCATATGCCAAGAATCAATGAGGGCATGCAGGACGTCGTGCGCACTCACACGATTTTCTCGCCGACAAACACCGACATGATCCAGAACAACAATCCCAATGCGTGCAATCAATGCCACACAGACAAGTCGATCGATTGGACGATTGACTACTTAGGGAAATGGTATGGCTCAAATTTTGTCGCTAACAAAAGACAGGCTCACTCTACAAGCCCTGCGCACTCAGCGGCTTTGGACTGGTTGCAGAGCAAAAACGAAGCGGTTCGGCTGGTTGCCGCAGATTCCCTGTTCCGTACAAAATCCGTTTGGGGGCAGGACACGACGATCCAGGACGCGTTGATCAACGCCCTGGACGATCCGTATTTGCTGAACCGTCAATTCGCGCGTCGTGGATTCGAAGAGTTGCTGGGCGTAAAGCTACTAGACTATGGTTACCGTTTCTACATGATGCCCGAAGAACGGAAACAGCCAATGGCCAAACTGCGTCAGGTACTCCGGGCCGCTTTCGCAGAGTCGACGCCTAAAAAAGCGGAGTGA
- a CDS encoding DUF1559 domain-containing protein produces MESKRRGFTLIELLVVIAIIAILIALLLPAVQQAREAARRTQCRNNMKQIGLALHNYHDIHLSFPPGRMSPGKDGGNGECWYGWISPLKHILPMIDQGNIYNQLDHHETRVRNGSPLCNKNSFVANLALPAFMCPTDPGHQSGVNTNSYRANFGVTVGGGRNFGDQDQVDPVYTARVGGEMDGALGGMFTDSAGVPIRRVTDGTSNTVIYAERLIGRPDTSSIYIGNYLHRNQGTSIIDKNDPNNTTAFVLGECAAAFAAGPLPSDFRGDFGYTSGDDPAWYYSSYQHGAYNHVLTPNSAQYDCGAGSIPDSPHEVAIMSARSAHTGGVQCTLADGSVRFVSDSVDLGLWQAAGTRAGGEVQGQW; encoded by the coding sequence ATGGAGTCGAAAAGACGCGGTTTTACGTTGATTGAATTGTTGGTGGTAATAGCCATCATCGCAATTCTAATCGCATTGCTCCTTCCAGCGGTACAGCAAGCCCGCGAAGCAGCACGTCGTACGCAGTGCCGAAACAATATGAAGCAGATCGGCCTGGCGCTGCATAACTATCACGATATTCACTTGTCATTTCCTCCGGGTCGTATGAGCCCTGGGAAAGACGGTGGCAACGGGGAATGCTGGTATGGCTGGATCTCGCCACTGAAGCACATTCTGCCCATGATTGACCAAGGGAATATTTACAATCAGCTCGACCACCATGAGACGCGCGTTCGAAACGGCTCACCGCTGTGCAACAAAAATTCCTTTGTGGCAAACCTTGCTCTTCCCGCGTTCATGTGTCCGACTGATCCCGGCCATCAGTCCGGTGTGAACACGAACAGCTACCGCGCTAATTTCGGTGTGACCGTTGGCGGCGGGAGAAATTTCGGCGACCAAGACCAGGTCGATCCGGTTTACACTGCGCGTGTTGGGGGTGAGATGGACGGTGCACTCGGTGGTATGTTCACCGATAGTGCTGGCGTCCCCATTCGGAGGGTCACCGATGGTACCTCAAACACTGTCATCTACGCTGAGCGTCTGATCGGCCGCCCTGACACTTCCAGTATTTATATTGGGAATTACCTACATAGAAATCAGGGGACCAGTATTATCGACAAGAACGATCCGAATAACACTACGGCATTCGTCCTTGGCGAATGTGCTGCAGCCTTCGCTGCCGGACCACTCCCGAGTGACTTCAGGGGCGACTTTGGCTACACAAGTGGCGATGACCCTGCATGGTATTACTCAAGTTATCAGCATGGAGCGTACAACCACGTTCTCACTCCAAATTCAGCGCAATATGACTGTGGAGCCGGATCTATTCCGGACAGCCCTCACGAAGTTGCGATCATGTCCGCTCGCAGTGCGCATACTGGAGGCGTGCAGTGCACCCTCGCTGACGGAAGTGTCCGTTTCGTAAGCGACAGCGTCGACCTGGGACTCTGGCAGGCAGCCGGAACTCGAGCCGGCGGTGAAGTTCAAGGACAATGGTAG
- a CDS encoding metallophosphoesterase, producing the protein MKQIVLQITILAGALFTMCVARGIADEPAVAPAGTFSFVVLPDTQGYVSDKNEAYFEAEVNWILDNRKTQRIVFVSHVGDIVNKYKSDEEWQIARKHMLRLSGKLPFAFSVGNHDMLSGGDSQKFQETFPASLFENEKWYGGQIKNNADSYQLITAGGMDFVILHLECNAPDDVLHWANGVLEKHSDRRAMVTTHMYLGPRDRPRESRDYYDATKGRMRWHKTQGKRGNTPQQMWEKCFSKHRNLFLICCGDQSRTQAMHRTVKGDHGNSVHECLSDYRGGFLRIYRFEPKKNQISVMTYSPLQQELCSGTKIAPDADDHQFVLKYEMSK; encoded by the coding sequence ATGAAACAAATCGTTCTTCAGATTACGATCCTGGCAGGCGCACTTTTCACAATGTGCGTTGCACGTGGCATTGCGGATGAACCGGCAGTTGCGCCAGCGGGAACGTTTAGCTTCGTCGTCCTGCCCGATACTCAAGGATATGTGAGCGATAAAAACGAAGCATATTTTGAAGCTGAGGTGAATTGGATCCTGGACAATCGCAAGACGCAGAGAATCGTATTTGTCAGCCATGTCGGCGATATTGTCAATAAATATAAAAGCGATGAAGAATGGCAGATCGCCCGCAAGCACATGCTACGGCTTTCCGGCAAGTTGCCGTTTGCGTTTTCGGTCGGAAACCATGACATGCTCTCAGGAGGGGATTCGCAGAAGTTTCAAGAAACTTTCCCTGCGTCCTTGTTCGAGAACGAGAAGTGGTACGGGGGACAGATCAAGAATAATGCGGACAGTTACCAGTTGATTACAGCCGGAGGGATGGATTTTGTAATTTTGCATCTAGAGTGCAATGCGCCCGATGACGTGCTGCACTGGGCCAATGGCGTGTTGGAAAAACATTCCGATCGACGCGCGATGGTCACGACGCACATGTACTTGGGACCACGCGACCGGCCTCGTGAATCCCGCGACTACTACGACGCAACCAAAGGCCGCATGCGCTGGCACAAGACGCAAGGAAAACGAGGCAACACTCCCCAGCAGATGTGGGAGAAGTGCTTCAGCAAGCATCGAAATCTATTTCTTATTTGCTGTGGCGATCAGAGTCGCACACAAGCGATGCACCGCACAGTGAAAGGAGACCACGGTAATTCGGTACACGAATGCCTGAGCGACTACCGGGGTGGATTCCTGCGCATCTATCGTTTCGAGCCGAAAAAAAATCAAATTTCGGTCATGACCTACAGCCCGCTACAGCAAGAACTGTGCAGCGGAACGAAGATCGCGCCTGATGCCGACGATCATCAATTCGTGCTGAAGTACGAGATGAGCAAGTAA
- a CDS encoding alkaline phosphatase D family protein — MAHHRKSSQPRKYGIARRDFLSYLAAVSAIPTIALRAEGEVAQRPRFDGNPFTFGVASGDPEPNGIVLWTRLAPQPLQGGGMPNNAVPTRWEVADDEAFANVVQSGVAWAMPQLGHSVHVEVDGLEPHRWYFYRFHAGDETSPIGRTRTAPAYDAMPDRLKFAFTSCQHYESGYFNGYPHMQQEDLDLVVHLGDYIYEYAGIDKRPRKHIGGEVKSLDDYRIRYTQYRLDETLQETHRLFPWLVTWDDHEFDNNYANLVSEEDGISPEAFLARRMNAYQAYYEFMPLRRRSFPQGPHMKLYRGCQYGRLANFHVLDTRQYRSDQPNGDHQKPMIGKALDPQATMLGAKQEHWLMSSLLKSPSTWNVLAQQVMMAPLNRGEGEYRRYSMDQWPGYEISRRRLLRFFHERNIPNPVVLTGDIHLNWVNDLQLDFEDPKSPLVGTELVGTSMTSSGNGGNHIPEYERAAAQNDFVRWYNSNRGYVSCELTPKTWTSHFRVTPYVDKPGAPILTKGSFVIQQGQPGAKPA; from the coding sequence ATGGCTCATCACAGAAAATCATCACAGCCCCGCAAATACGGTATCGCACGACGTGACTTTCTGAGTTACCTGGCAGCGGTGTCAGCGATTCCCACGATTGCCTTGAGAGCTGAGGGAGAGGTGGCGCAACGCCCGCGTTTTGACGGGAACCCGTTCACATTCGGGGTGGCATCCGGGGATCCCGAGCCAAATGGCATCGTGCTGTGGACACGGCTCGCTCCGCAGCCGCTCCAGGGTGGCGGCATGCCCAATAATGCTGTGCCGACTCGGTGGGAAGTTGCCGATGATGAGGCGTTCGCCAACGTGGTCCAAAGTGGGGTCGCCTGGGCAATGCCGCAATTGGGACATTCGGTGCATGTCGAAGTCGATGGTCTGGAACCGCACCGTTGGTATTTCTATCGGTTTCACGCCGGCGACGAAACCAGTCCCATCGGACGCACACGCACGGCACCGGCTTATGATGCCATGCCCGATCGCCTGAAATTCGCGTTCACATCCTGTCAACATTATGAGAGCGGCTACTTCAACGGCTATCCTCACATGCAACAGGAAGACCTCGACTTGGTCGTCCATCTGGGCGATTACATCTACGAGTATGCCGGAATCGATAAGCGGCCCCGCAAACATATTGGCGGCGAAGTCAAAAGCCTGGACGACTATCGCATCCGTTACACGCAATATCGCCTCGACGAGACGCTGCAGGAGACTCATCGTCTGTTTCCGTGGCTCGTCACGTGGGACGACCATGAGTTTGACAACAATTATGCGAACCTGGTTTCCGAGGAAGATGGGATTTCTCCAGAAGCGTTTCTAGCGCGGCGGATGAATGCCTATCAGGCCTATTACGAATTTATGCCGCTGCGGCGTCGGTCCTTTCCGCAGGGGCCGCACATGAAACTTTACCGAGGCTGCCAGTACGGTCGACTGGCGAATTTCCATGTGCTCGATACACGGCAATACCGCTCGGATCAGCCCAATGGCGACCACCAGAAACCGATGATCGGCAAGGCCCTCGACCCGCAGGCCACCATGCTGGGAGCCAAGCAAGAGCATTGGCTGATGTCGAGCCTCCTCAAGTCACCATCAACCTGGAACGTGCTGGCCCAGCAGGTCATGATGGCGCCTCTCAACCGTGGTGAAGGGGAGTATCGCCGTTACAGTATGGACCAATGGCCCGGTTACGAGATCAGTCGCCGTCGATTGTTGCGTTTCTTCCATGAACGAAACATTCCCAACCCAGTCGTGCTGACCGGCGATATTCACCTCAATTGGGTCAATGATTTGCAGCTCGATTTTGAAGATCCGAAGTCTCCGCTCGTTGGCACCGAGCTGGTCGGCACATCGATGACTTCCAGCGGTAACGGTGGAAACCATATCCCTGAATACGAACGGGCCGCGGCTCAGAACGATTTTGTTCGCTGGTACAATTCCAATCGAGGCTATGTCTCCTGCGAACTCACGCCAAAGACCTGGACGTCTCACTTCCGTGTGACTCCCTATGTTGACAAACCCGGCGCGCCCATTCTCACAAAGGGATCATTTGTCATCCAACAGGGCCAGCCCGGCGCCAAGCCGGCCTGA
- a CDS encoding nitric-oxide reductase large subunit: protein MRRLWLLFLAVMFFSFLVLGWIGTRIYQEMPPLFDRVVTTDGNTLIESGDVSAGQNVWQSLGGMEVGSIWGHGSYVAPDWTADWLHREAIFILDRWADADYGSTFEELDHEQQAQLQARLTDLLRTNTFDTETGIVTIDPIRVDAFESNLAHYSDVFSNGNADYAIPAGAVSDSDRLRKLSAFFFWTSWAASTNRPDEPVSYTNNWPHEPLVGNRPTGDNIVWTGVSIIVLLAGIAGMAWWYASKRNEEEEPLPPESDPLALWEATPSQRATIKYFWVVAALILVQMLLGVITAHYGVEGDGFYGIPLSEWLPYSVTRTWHVQMGLFWIATAWLAAGLFIGPLVSDQEPKGQRLGVNVLFAALLLVVVGSLTGEWLSIQNKMTDTVSFYFGHQGYEYVDLGRVWQIALMVGLLLWLFLMIRVLLPAMRKTGQQRQLVILLAVATGAIALFYGAGLTWGRHTHLSMVEYWRWWVVHLWVEGFFEVFATTVIAFTFMRLNLIRPRIAAAAALLSATIFLSGGIIGTCHHLYFSGTPTVALVWGSVFSALEVVPLVLVGFDATEDLRRSRSSQWVQRYKWPIYFFVAVAFWNMIGAGLFGFMINPPIALYYMQGLNTTPLHGHAALFGVYGMLGIGLMLMCLRVLVPGRAWKDGLLRFSFWALNGGLMAMCLLSLLPVGLLQTKASVERGYWYARSAEFMQTDLMQTLKWMRVPGDTVFFLGAVALVVFVVGLKTGHSFRRAE from the coding sequence ATGCGACGGCTTTGGCTACTTTTTTTGGCTGTGATGTTCTTTTCATTTTTGGTCCTAGGCTGGATCGGGACTCGAATTTACCAGGAAATGCCGCCTCTGTTTGATCGGGTCGTTACAACCGATGGCAACACGTTGATCGAGAGCGGAGATGTGTCCGCCGGTCAGAATGTGTGGCAGTCGCTGGGGGGAATGGAAGTTGGTTCGATCTGGGGGCACGGTAGCTACGTCGCTCCCGACTGGACGGCCGACTGGCTGCATCGCGAAGCCATTTTCATTTTGGATCGTTGGGCAGACGCCGATTACGGCAGCACGTTTGAGGAACTCGATCACGAACAGCAAGCTCAGCTTCAGGCGAGATTGACTGATCTGCTGCGGACGAACACCTTCGATACAGAAACCGGAATTGTCACGATCGATCCAATTCGCGTGGATGCGTTCGAGTCAAATCTGGCACACTACAGCGATGTTTTTTCGAATGGAAACGCCGACTATGCGATTCCTGCCGGTGCCGTATCTGATTCAGACCGGCTGCGAAAACTATCAGCTTTTTTCTTTTGGACGTCTTGGGCAGCCTCGACAAATCGCCCCGACGAGCCGGTTAGCTACACAAACAACTGGCCTCACGAGCCGCTGGTCGGCAATCGACCGACGGGTGACAATATTGTCTGGACCGGTGTAAGCATCATCGTTTTACTAGCCGGCATCGCGGGGATGGCGTGGTGGTATGCTTCGAAACGAAACGAAGAAGAGGAACCATTACCTCCCGAATCGGATCCACTGGCATTGTGGGAAGCCACGCCTTCTCAGCGAGCGACTATCAAATACTTTTGGGTCGTCGCTGCGTTAATTCTTGTCCAGATGCTATTGGGTGTCATCACAGCGCATTACGGTGTCGAAGGGGATGGGTTTTACGGTATTCCCTTGTCCGAATGGTTGCCATACAGCGTGACTCGCACGTGGCATGTGCAGATGGGGCTGTTTTGGATCGCCACGGCTTGGCTGGCAGCCGGGTTGTTCATCGGCCCGCTTGTCAGCGATCAGGAACCCAAAGGTCAGCGACTCGGCGTGAACGTGCTGTTCGCCGCCTTGTTGCTCGTGGTCGTCGGATCGTTAACCGGCGAATGGCTGAGCATTCAGAACAAGATGACCGATACCGTATCATTTTACTTCGGACATCAAGGCTACGAATACGTGGATCTGGGGCGAGTCTGGCAAATCGCGTTAATGGTCGGTCTGCTGCTGTGGTTGTTCTTGATGATTCGTGTACTGCTTCCCGCGATGAGAAAAACCGGGCAGCAACGTCAACTTGTCATTCTGTTGGCTGTGGCCACAGGAGCCATCGCACTGTTCTACGGCGCCGGCCTCACCTGGGGACGGCACACCCACCTCTCGATGGTGGAATACTGGCGATGGTGGGTCGTGCACTTGTGGGTCGAAGGCTTTTTTGAAGTGTTTGCCACAACCGTGATCGCGTTCACCTTCATGCGGCTGAATCTGATTCGTCCGCGTATCGCCGCGGCGGCTGCCCTACTGTCGGCAACCATATTTCTTTCCGGTGGAATCATCGGTACCTGTCACCACTTGTACTTTTCCGGAACACCGACAGTCGCGTTGGTCTGGGGTTCTGTCTTTAGTGCTCTGGAAGTCGTTCCGCTGGTTCTGGTCGGTTTCGACGCCACCGAAGACCTACGTCGTTCACGTTCGTCGCAGTGGGTCCAACGATACAAGTGGCCGATCTACTTCTTCGTCGCCGTTGCGTTCTGGAACATGATCGGAGCCGGCTTGTTTGGTTTCATGATCAATCCACCAATCGCGCTGTACTATATGCAGGGACTGAACACGACGCCCCTGCACGGCCACGCGGCTTTGTTTGGTGTGTATGGGATGCTGGGGATCGGGCTGATGCTCATGTGCCTGCGCGTTCTCGTTCCGGGCCGCGCGTGGAAGGATGGTCTGCTGCGGTTTTCGTTTTGGGCATTAAATGGCGGCTTAATGGCGATGTGCCTCCTCAGCCTACTGCCGGTCGGATTACTGCAGACGAAAGCATCCGTTGAACGGGGTTACTGGTACGCTCGAAGCGCAGAATTCATGCAGACGGATCTGATGCAGACCCTAAAATGGATGCGTGTCCCCGGCGACACTGTGTTCTTCCTCGGAGCGGTGGCACTTGTTGTTTTCGTAGTCGGACTAAAAACAGGACATTCATTTCGCCGAGCGGAGTGA
- the ric gene encoding iron-sulfur cluster repair di-iron protein, translating to MTKPLNLADSVGQWVTEYPATSRVFEQHKIDYCCGGGQPLEAACRTGQIDAQSVLEKLHDVIACGAGEDASENDFASKSLADMCDSIEATHHEYLKRELPRLTQLVDKVVSVHGKQHAWLERMGTSFQQLRDELVPHMLKEEQILFPAIRTIEQSGALPTFPFGSVDNPIRMMEHEHDVAGQALRDIREASSDFTLPDGGCNTFRAMLDGLRELEADLHRHIHKENNVLFPRASQLAAELGEASAQDAAAR from the coding sequence ATGACAAAACCGTTGAACCTAGCAGACTCCGTTGGCCAGTGGGTCACCGAATATCCGGCGACCTCTCGCGTGTTCGAACAGCACAAAATCGACTACTGTTGCGGCGGTGGTCAACCGTTGGAAGCAGCGTGCCGAACGGGGCAAATTGATGCTCAGTCCGTTCTTGAGAAACTGCACGATGTCATTGCGTGTGGCGCAGGGGAAGATGCATCTGAGAACGACTTTGCGTCAAAGTCCCTGGCCGATATGTGCGATTCGATCGAGGCGACGCACCACGAGTATCTGAAACGTGAGCTACCACGACTAACGCAGCTTGTCGACAAAGTTGTGTCCGTTCATGGCAAACAACATGCCTGGCTGGAACGTATGGGGACATCTTTCCAGCAACTGCGAGACGAACTCGTACCGCACATGCTCAAGGAGGAGCAGATTCTGTTTCCGGCCATCCGCACGATCGAACAATCAGGAGCTCTGCCGACATTCCCGTTTGGATCGGTCGACAATCCAATACGCATGATGGAACACGAACACGATGTCGCCGGCCAAGCTTTGCGTGATATTCGCGAGGCCTCGTCTGACTTCACGTTACCTGACGGTGGTTGCAACACATTTCGAGCAATGCTCGATGGATTGCGGGAACTGGAAGCCGACCTGCATCGCCACATTCACAAGGAGAACAATGTGTTGTTCCCGCGAGCATCACAACTGGCGGCCGAATTGGGAGAAGCTTCCGCACAAGATGCGGCAGCGCGATGA